In Massilistercora timonensis, the following are encoded in one genomic region:
- a CDS encoding DUF4446 family protein, whose translation MGKALTSLGITPAFIFLLLFVILLFLLYVNVTMKYNRLKSSYMTFMRGKDGKTLEESMKERFAEVDTILKVTKQNRSDIREINRRLEGNYQKLGIIKYDAFNEMGGKLSFALAMLDGKNNGWVINAMHSREGCYTYVKEIVKGESYVELAEEEAEALDKAIFQDPYELEPKEK comes from the coding sequence ATGGGAAAAGCATTGACTTCACTGGGAATCACACCTGCATTTATCTTTCTGCTGCTTTTCGTTATTCTATTGTTTCTCTTGTATGTTAATGTTACAATGAAATACAACCGTTTAAAGAGCAGCTATATGACGTTTATGCGGGGCAAAGATGGGAAAACTTTAGAAGAGAGCATGAAAGAGCGTTTCGCGGAAGTGGATACGATCCTGAAGGTAACCAAGCAGAACCGGTCCGATATCCGTGAGATCAACCGCAGGCTGGAAGGAAATTATCAGAAGCTTGGGATCATCAAGTATGACGCTTTCAATGAGATGGGCGGGAAGCTGAGTTTCGCCCTGGCCATGCTGGACGGCAAGAACAACGGCTGGGTGATCAACGCCATGCACAGCCGGGAAGGATGTTACACCTACGTGAAAGAGATCGTCAAAGGCGAGAGCTACGTAGAACTGGCAGAGGAAGAGGCAGAAGCTCTGGACAAGGCGATCTTCCAGGATCCCTACGAACTGGAACCGAAGGAAAAGTAA
- a CDS encoding AAA family ATPase has protein sequence MGRIIAVANQKGGVGKTTTAINLSSCLAEKGKKVLAVDMDPQGNMTSGLGVDKNSVENTIYDLIIGESSIDKVLRKDIMKNLDIIPANIDLSAAEIELIDVEDKEYIVRNVIKDIKDNYDYIIIDCPPSLSMLTINAMTTATSVLVPIQCEYYALEGLSQLIHTVDLVRDRLNPELEIEGVVFTMYDARTNLSLQVVENVKDNLHQNIYKTIIPRNIRLAEAPSYGIPINEYDPKSAGSESYMRLAEEVINRENDQ, from the coding sequence ATGGGAAGAATCATAGCCGTCGCAAACCAGAAAGGCGGAGTCGGGAAGACGACAACAGCCATCAACTTATCATCCTGTCTTGCTGAAAAAGGGAAAAAAGTTCTGGCCGTGGACATGGACCCCCAGGGAAACATGACCAGCGGGCTGGGAGTAGACAAGAACTCGGTGGAGAATACCATCTATGATCTCATCATAGGGGAGTCAAGTATTGACAAAGTCCTGAGAAAAGATATTATGAAGAATCTGGATATTATTCCCGCCAATATAGACCTGTCAGCGGCAGAGATCGAGTTGATCGATGTGGAAGACAAAGAGTATATTGTGAGAAATGTCATCAAGGATATCAAGGACAACTACGATTATATCATTATCGACTGTCCTCCTTCCTTGAGCATGCTGACCATCAATGCTATGACAACAGCCACTTCAGTTCTTGTCCCTATCCAGTGCGAGTATTATGCGCTGGAAGGATTGAGCCAGCTGATCCATACCGTGGATCTGGTGCGGGACCGTCTGAACCCGGAACTGGAGATCGAGGGCGTTGTATTTACCATGTATGACGCAAGGACCAACCTGTCTCTGCAGGTTGTGGAGAATGTGAAGGACAATCTGCACCAGAACATTTACAAGACCATTATTCCGAGAAATATCCGGCTGGCAGAGGCGCCAAGCTACGGGATCCCCATCAATGAATACGATCCCAAGTCGGCGGGGTCAGAGAGCTATATGCGGCTGGCGGAAGAAGTGATCAACCGGGAGAATGATCAATAG
- a CDS encoding ParB/RepB/Spo0J family partition protein, protein MAVKKKGLGKGLDSLIPDNRPAKAEPAKEPAKEEVKAGEQMMNINMVEPNRDQPRKKFEEDALLELSDSIKQFGVIQPILVRKRKDYYEIIAGERRWRAAKMAGVKEVPVIVKEYTEQEIVEISLIENIQRENLNPIEEAMAYKKLLEGFHLKQDEVAERVSKSRTAVTNSMRLLKLDEKVQQMIVDDMISTGHARALLAIDDHEQQYELAVRVFDEKLSVRETEKLVKDIKNPKKPKEKKVIEHAFVYTDLENRMKEVLGTKVSIAAKGNGKGKIEIEYYSDKELERMFDMIVSLGKED, encoded by the coding sequence ATGGCGGTAAAAAAGAAAGGACTGGGAAAAGGACTGGACAGTTTGATCCCGGATAATCGGCCGGCAAAAGCAGAACCGGCGAAGGAGCCGGCGAAAGAAGAGGTAAAGGCCGGAGAACAGATGATGAACATCAATATGGTAGAGCCCAACCGGGATCAGCCCCGTAAGAAGTTCGAGGAGGACGCCCTTCTGGAGCTGTCGGATTCTATCAAGCAGTTTGGCGTGATCCAGCCCATCCTTGTAAGGAAGAGGAAGGACTACTATGAGATCATCGCCGGAGAGAGAAGATGGCGGGCCGCGAAGATGGCGGGAGTAAAAGAAGTGCCGGTCATCGTGAAAGAGTATACTGAGCAGGAGATCGTAGAGATCAGCCTGATCGAGAATATCCAGCGGGAGAACCTGAATCCTATTGAGGAGGCTATGGCATACAAGAAGCTACTGGAAGGATTCCACCTGAAGCAGGACGAAGTGGCGGAGCGGGTATCCAAGAGCCGGACAGCTGTTACCAACTCCATGCGTCTTCTGAAGCTGGATGAGAAGGTTCAGCAGATGATCGTGGACGATATGATCTCTACCGGACATGCCAGAGCCCTTCTGGCTATCGATGACCATGAACAGCAGTATGAGCTGGCGGTGAGAGTCTTCGACGAGAAGCTGAGCGTCCGGGAGACCGAGAAGCTGGTCAAGGATATCAAGAATCCAAAGAAACCAAAAGAGAAGAAAGTCATTGAACACGCATTTGTCTATACAGACCTGGAGAACCGGATGAAGGAAGTCCTGGGCACCAAGGTAAGTATAGCGGCCAAAGGAAATGGAAAAGGTAAGATTGAGATCGAATACTATTCTGACAAAGAATTAGAACGTATGTTCGATATGATCGTAAGCCTTGGAAAGGAAGATTAA
- the mnmG gene encoding tRNA uridine-5-carboxymethylaminomethyl(34) synthesis enzyme MnmG: MKYSANSVWENKDHYDVAVIGAGHAGCEAALACARMGFKTIVFTVSVDSIALMPCNPNIGGSSKGHLVREVDALGGEMGKVIDRTFIQSKMLNRSKGPAVHSLRAQADKNRYSAAMRQVLEDQENLEIKQAEVVKILTEDDQVTGVQIYSGMVIPCRAVILCTGTYLRARCVYGDVSMNTGPNGLQAANHLTECLKDLGIQMYRFKTGTPARIDRNSVDFSRMEEQFGDERVVPFSFTTDPEDVQIDQVSCWLTYTNEKTHEIIRANLDRSPLFSGMIEGTGPRYCPSIEDKVVKFADKNRHQVFIEPEGLTTNEMYIGGMSSSLPEDVQYAMYRTVPGLEHVKIVRNAYAIEYDCIDARQLTPSLEFRKIKGLFSGGQFNGSSGYEEAAAQGLVAGINAARKLQGKEPLIIDRSEGYIGVLIDDLVTKESHEPYRMMTSRAEYRLLLRQDNADQRLTEKGYQVGLISQERYDRLLKKEQYIADEIKRLNHTNIGTGSSVNQLLEQHGSTLLSSGTTLAELIRRPELSYEILAPVDEGRPQFPADLAEEIMEQINISIKYEGYIRRQEKQVEQFRKLEKKRIPEDIDYDQVKSLRIEAVQKLKEYRPVSIGQASRISGVSPADISVLLIYLGGVYGKDR; the protein is encoded by the coding sequence CAGGATGGGATTCAAGACCATCGTGTTCACTGTGAGCGTAGACAGCATCGCCCTTATGCCCTGCAATCCCAATATCGGAGGGAGTTCCAAGGGCCATCTGGTGCGTGAGGTGGACGCTCTGGGAGGCGAGATGGGGAAGGTGATCGACCGGACCTTCATCCAGTCCAAGATGCTGAACCGTTCCAAAGGGCCGGCGGTCCATTCTCTGCGGGCTCAGGCGGACAAGAACCGCTACAGCGCGGCTATGCGCCAGGTACTGGAGGATCAGGAGAACCTGGAGATTAAGCAGGCGGAAGTAGTAAAGATCCTGACGGAAGACGATCAGGTTACAGGTGTGCAGATCTATTCCGGCATGGTGATCCCCTGCCGGGCCGTGATCCTGTGTACCGGCACCTATCTCCGGGCCCGGTGTGTCTACGGGGATGTGAGTATGAACACAGGGCCAAATGGACTCCAGGCAGCCAATCATCTGACAGAATGCCTGAAGGATCTGGGGATCCAGATGTACCGCTTCAAGACCGGGACGCCGGCCAGGATCGACCGGAATTCCGTGGATTTCTCCAGGATGGAGGAGCAGTTTGGCGATGAGCGGGTAGTGCCCTTTTCCTTCACCACAGATCCGGAGGATGTGCAGATCGACCAGGTTTCCTGCTGGCTTACCTATACCAATGAGAAGACCCACGAGATCATCCGGGCCAATCTGGACCGCTCTCCTCTCTTCTCCGGTATGATCGAGGGAACGGGGCCAAGATACTGCCCTTCCATTGAAGATAAAGTGGTGAAATTTGCGGATAAGAACCGGCATCAGGTGTTTATCGAGCCGGAAGGCCTTACTACTAACGAAATGTATATCGGCGGCATGTCCAGTTCTCTTCCCGAGGACGTCCAGTACGCCATGTACCGGACGGTTCCGGGGCTTGAGCATGTGAAGATCGTGCGGAACGCCTATGCCATTGAATACGACTGTATCGATGCCAGGCAGCTTACTCCATCCCTGGAATTCCGCAAGATCAAAGGACTTTTCAGCGGCGGTCAGTTCAACGGAAGCTCCGGATATGAGGAAGCGGCGGCTCAGGGCCTGGTGGCAGGGATCAACGCGGCAAGGAAGCTTCAGGGAAAGGAACCTCTGATCATCGACCGCTCCGAGGGTTATATCGGCGTGCTGATCGACGATCTGGTGACAAAGGAAAGCCATGAACCATACCGGATGATGACTTCCCGGGCGGAATACCGGCTGCTTCTGCGCCAGGATAACGCAGATCAGCGGCTGACAGAGAAAGGCTATCAGGTGGGCCTGATCAGTCAGGAGCGATATGACCGGTTACTGAAGAAAGAACAATATATTGCCGACGAGATCAAGCGGCTGAATCATACCAATATCGGCACCGGTTCTTCTGTCAATCAGCTTCTGGAGCAGCATGGCAGCACGCTCTTATCCTCCGGGACTACCCTGGCGGAGCTGATCCGCAGGCCGGAACTCTCCTATGAGATTCTGGCCCCGGTGGATGAAGGACGGCCCCAATTTCCGGCGGATCTTGCAGAAGAGATCATGGAACAGATCAACATATCCATCAAGTACGAGGGGTATATCCGACGCCAGGAGAAGCAGGTGGAACAGTTTCGGAAGCTGGAGAAGAAGCGGATCCCGGAAGATATTGATTACGACCAGGTGAAAAGCCTGCGTATCGAGGCGGTTCAGAAGCTGAAGGAATACCGTCCGGTGTCTATCGGACAGGCGTCCAGGATCTCTGGAGTTTCCCCAGCAGATATATCGGTATTGTTAATATACCTGGGAGGGGTATATGGAAAGGACAGATAA
- the serS gene encoding serine--tRNA ligase, with product MLDIKFVRMNPDVVKENIKKKFQDEKLPLVDEVLELDQRNRDIKQEVEALRADRNKISKEIGACMAQGKKEEAEELKKKVQANADRVEALSTEEKEVEARIKKIMMTIPNIIDPSVPIGKDDSENVEIEKFGEPVVPDFDIPYHTEIMETFNGIDLESAGKVAGNGFYYLMGDIARLHSAVIAYARDFMINRGFTYCIPPFMIRSNVVTGVMSFAEMDAMMYKIEGEDLYLIGTSEHSMIGKFIDSMLNEDQLPQTLTSYSPCFRKEKGAHGIEERGVYRIHQFEKQEMIVVCKPEDSMFWYDKLWQNTVDLFRSLDIPVRTLECCSGDLADLKVKSCDVEAWSPRQKKYFEVGSCSNLGDAQARRLGIRVKAADGTKYFAHTLNNTVVAPPRMLIAFLENNLQADGTVRIPEILRPYMGGTEKLVPKK from the coding sequence ATGTTAGACATTAAGTTTGTGCGAATGAATCCCGATGTTGTGAAGGAAAACATCAAGAAAAAATTCCAGGATGAGAAGCTTCCATTGGTAGACGAGGTCTTAGAACTGGATCAGCGGAATAGAGATATTAAGCAGGAGGTAGAAGCTCTCCGTGCGGACCGCAACAAGATCTCCAAAGAGATCGGCGCCTGCATGGCACAGGGCAAGAAGGAAGAGGCAGAGGAGCTGAAGAAAAAGGTTCAGGCCAACGCAGATCGGGTAGAGGCTCTGTCCACCGAGGAGAAAGAGGTAGAGGCACGGATCAAGAAGATCATGATGACCATCCCAAATATCATCGATCCTTCTGTACCCATTGGAAAAGACGACAGCGAGAATGTGGAGATCGAGAAATTCGGCGAGCCGGTAGTTCCGGACTTCGACATTCCGTATCATACCGAGATCATGGAAACCTTCAACGGCATCGATCTGGAGAGTGCAGGAAAAGTTGCAGGAAATGGGTTCTACTATCTGATGGGAGACATCGCCAGACTTCACTCCGCAGTGATCGCCTACGCCCGTGATTTCATGATCAACCGTGGATTCACTTACTGTATCCCGCCGTTCATGATCCGCAGCAACGTGGTGACCGGCGTTATGAGCTTTGCGGAGATGGACGCCATGATGTATAAGATCGAAGGAGAGGACCTGTACCTGATCGGAACCAGCGAGCACTCCATGATCGGAAAATTCATCGACTCCATGCTGAACGAGGATCAGCTTCCTCAGACCCTGACCAGCTATTCTCCCTGCTTCCGTAAGGAGAAAGGCGCTCACGGCATCGAGGAGAGAGGCGTATACCGGATCCATCAGTTTGAGAAGCAGGAGATGATCGTAGTCTGCAAACCGGAAGACAGCATGTTCTGGTATGACAAACTGTGGCAGAACACCGTAGACCTGTTCCGCTCTCTGGATATCCCGGTACGGACCCTGGAGTGCTGCTCCGGCGACCTGGCGGACCTGAAGGTGAAGTCCTGCGACGTAGAAGCATGGTCTCCGAGACAGAAGAAGTATTTCGAAGTAGGAAGCTGCTCCAACTTAGGAGACGCTCAGGCGCGCCGCCTTGGCATCCGCGTAAAGGCAGCGGACGGCACCAAGTACTTCGCCCATACACTGAACAACACGGTAGTGGCTCCGCCCAGAATGCTGATCGCCTTCCTGGAGAACAACCTTCAGGCAGACGGCACCGTAAGGATCCCGGAGATCCTGCGTCCGTACATGGGCGGCACAGAGAAGCTGGTACCGAAGAAATAA
- the rsmG gene encoding 16S rRNA (guanine(527)-N(7))-methyltransferase RsmG yields MERTDNVTENRIQLLREGLSSFPVKPTDRQLQQFLDYYDILTEWNQVMNLTAITDYEEVVAKHFVDSISLIQVTDLNREMKVIDIGTGAGFPGIPLKILFPELKITLLDSLNKRIRFLNEVIGKLELTDVEAIHGRAEDFARQKEYREQFDLCVSRAVANLSTLSEYCLPYVKKGGYFISYKSGDIEEEVKASGKALGILGGELEDVIKFSLPGTDIGRAFVKIRKIKDTGKKYPRKAGLPAKEPL; encoded by the coding sequence ATGGAAAGGACAGATAACGTGACAGAGAACAGAATCCAGTTATTAAGGGAAGGGCTTTCTTCCTTCCCCGTGAAACCAACAGACAGACAGCTGCAGCAGTTTCTGGACTATTATGATATTCTTACAGAGTGGAACCAGGTGATGAATCTGACGGCTATCACAGACTATGAAGAAGTGGTGGCAAAGCATTTCGTAGACAGTATTTCCCTTATCCAGGTTACAGACTTGAATCGGGAGATGAAAGTGATAGATATCGGAACAGGAGCAGGATTCCCCGGGATCCCGCTGAAGATCCTGTTCCCGGAATTGAAGATCACTCTTCTGGATTCTCTGAATAAACGGATCCGGTTCCTGAATGAAGTGATCGGTAAGCTGGAATTGACGGATGTGGAAGCTATCCATGGGCGGGCGGAAGATTTCGCTAGGCAGAAGGAATACCGGGAGCAGTTTGATCTGTGTGTGTCCAGAGCGGTGGCCAACCTCTCTACTCTCTCTGAGTACTGCCTTCCTTACGTAAAGAAGGGAGGATACTTTATCTCCTATAAGTCCGGGGATATTGAAGAGGAAGTAAAGGCGTCCGGGAAGGCTCTTGGCATTCTGGGAGGAGAACTGGAAGATGTGATAAAATTTTCTCTTCCTGGCACGGATATTGGCAGAGCTTTTGTGAAGATCAGAAAGATAAAAGATACAGGTAAGAAATATCCAAGGAAAGCCGGGCTTCCGGCAAAAGAGCCATTGTAG
- a CDS encoding alpha/beta fold hydrolase — MSWKKKLAAGASLAALGTVTIHLINKFIFLSATVGDLLGNPPGTWYDWKFGKVYYTKQGDGAPLLLIHDLSVCSSGYEWNKIVKELSKTNTVYVIDLPGCGCSDKLNITYTNYMFVQLVQDFIKHVIGEKSSIIATGESCSFVVGACQTDPSLIDEMIFVNPKNIKELGRIPGKRSKTLTWMINTPVFGTFLYNMLVKEDHIESLFRKEYFFHPENVTSEMIKTYYEASHSGGAISKYLLSSQMGHYTTVNLKHCLSSINNSIYIIHGEDPSYQEAAEEYRSILPSVEIASIGETRYLPQMESPEKFLEQVQILFSK, encoded by the coding sequence ATGAGTTGGAAAAAGAAACTGGCTGCCGGAGCATCCCTGGCTGCACTTGGCACCGTAACTATACACCTGATAAATAAATTTATCTTCCTGTCCGCCACCGTCGGAGATCTTCTTGGAAATCCACCCGGAACCTGGTATGACTGGAAATTTGGAAAGGTTTATTATACAAAACAGGGCGATGGAGCGCCGCTGCTTCTGATCCATGACCTGTCTGTATGCAGTTCCGGTTATGAATGGAACAAGATCGTAAAGGAACTTTCCAAAACCAATACGGTATATGTGATCGATCTTCCCGGATGCGGATGTTCAGACAAGCTTAACATTACCTACACCAATTATATGTTTGTTCAGCTGGTTCAGGACTTTATCAAGCATGTGATCGGAGAGAAGAGCAGCATTATCGCCACCGGGGAATCCTGTTCCTTCGTGGTGGGCGCATGCCAGACAGATCCCTCTCTTATCGATGAGATGATCTTCGTGAACCCGAAAAACATAAAAGAACTGGGACGGATCCCTGGAAAGAGAAGTAAGACTCTGACCTGGATGATCAATACTCCTGTATTTGGAACTTTCCTCTACAATATGCTGGTAAAGGAAGACCATATTGAATCTCTGTTCCGGAAGGAATATTTCTTCCATCCGGAGAATGTAACTTCAGAGATGATCAAGACTTACTATGAAGCCTCTCATTCCGGCGGGGCAATAAGCAAATATCTTCTGTCCAGCCAGATGGGACATTACACCACAGTGAATCTTAAGCATTGTCTGAGTTCCATCAACAACAGTATCTACATCATTCACGGGGAAGATCCTTCCTATCAGGAAGCAGCAGAAGAGTACCGGTCCATTCTTCCTTCCGTGGAGATCGCTTCCATAGGAGAGACCAGGTATCTTCCTCAGATGGAATCCCCGGAAAAATTCCTGGAGCAGGTACAGATCTTATTTTCAAAATAG